Sequence from the Helianthus annuus cultivar XRQ/B chromosome 13, HanXRQr2.0-SUNRISE, whole genome shotgun sequence genome:
GGTAATCACCCAACCAGATGTTTAAACTCAAGAGTGAAGGCAACAACATTTCTGGTAGATCCTTCATCTTAGGGCAATTGGAAAAAGAGAGATGGTGGAGGGAGGGGAGGTGTTGGGGTTGCGAAGACACTTTCTTTAGATTACGGCATTTGGAAAAAGAAAGACGTTGGAGGGAGGTGAGGTGTTGGAGTCCCATTATAACTGATTTCAATTTCTCAAATCCAATTATTTGAAGAGAAGTAAGAGatgaaggaagaagatgagaaaATTCACTACTACTACGAgctccatcatcatcatcaacgtATAACTTCAATTCAACAAGTGAGGTTGGGAATGTCTGTGGACCCCACTCTGAAAAGGGCTTCTTCAACTTTCCTATTGTTAAGGAATGCAAATTGGAAGGCCAAACCCAACTTTCCTCCAACGAGGTCAAATTTTCACAAACATCCAATTTGGGACAATTTCTTATTTCCAGTTTCTCTAGCGACGTCAAATTGTTCGGAAATGACTCAAGACTTTCACAATTTGCAATAAACAAATTGGTGAGGTGAACCCAGCAATTCAGTTCAATGATTGATTTCAGATTTGGCCAATTATATATCGTTACATGTTCAAGCATGGGCATGCTGCTGCTGCTTCTGTTGTTGTTCATTTTTTGTCCTCCCCACTCCCACTCCTTTTCCAATAGCTTCCTGCAATTCCCTATTCTAAGTGACCTCAGCTTCTCCTGTCCTCCTTTTGGAAATGACACAACTGTCATTGAACTACAATATTCAACAGTCAACTCCTCAATGCCATCTGGACAACTGCAGCAATTCATATTCTTACAAAAAGACACTTCCAATGTCTTTAGAGATGTTAGGATGTTGCTCCTACAATTATCCTCCTCCTCTTGTTTCTCTCCTATACTCACCAAATTAGCACAATGCCACACTTCCAGTTTCCTCAGCGTCACAAGAATGTTACTTGCAGCTGCATCTGATTTCACCAGGTACCTTATTTCATTACAGACCCGTATGCTTAATTTTTCCACTGCCCCAAGATACTCTATAACACCTCCCCACACCTCATCATTAAGCCCTGAAATCTCCGTTATATCCAACTTGGTGACTGCTGATGCTACTTCAACCAGACTTCTCAACACAACactatcacatttatttattctTAGATCATTCATTGAAGGCAGTGCTCCAAATGTGACTTCAACCAAATTAGGACAACCATATATATCAAGAACATTCAATGAAGGCAGTGCTTCAAGTGTGGCTTCAACCAAATTAGGACAATTTTTTATTTCAAGCTTTTGCAAGCGTGGAAACACAGCCCCTGACCATTTCTCCCACCCACGCATATCATCAAAACTCAGAATTTCAAGTGACGGAAATGCTTGACCAGTCCCAAATAACTCAGAACCCACAGCTTCCACCCCATATAAGCCTTCTATAACCAACTTCTTAAGAGACGGTAGCTGCCCAAGTTGCGGTAGAGATGTACATCTCTTACAACCTCTTATTGACACATGCTTCAAATGAAGAAACGAAGGATCCCCAACCCAATTTGGAAATTCTTTTCCCCCGTATGACTTAATTTCCAATTGTATTAATTTATCATCACAAGGCTTCAACTCATTTAGGaccgctttttcaagcatttcattTCGTGAATCATGTAGCTCATCACTCCAAACAAGCTCTAACTCACTAAGCTTCTTTTGTGAAAAGTTCGCCTCATGTGCATAGGTTGCGTTTTGCACTTTTTCCAAACCTACAACAGAAAATTTTTCATATAGATTCTTAAAGTCTTTAAGTTTGGCTATTTCACTTCCGCTTTCACTTTCAATATTGATTTCCGAGAGAGTAATATTTAGGCTTTTCATCTTGCCAATCTCTAACAGCATCTGAAACAAAAGCGGGGTGTCCTTAACGTCAAGATGCCGCAGATTTGTAAGCTTTCGAAAACTGTTGGGCAACTTAGTTAAGTTATTACAACCAAACAAGATCAATGTTTGTAAATTATAGAGATTGCCAACAGTTTCCGGTAAATGATTGATGCAGGTACGAGATAGATTAAGATATCTCAAGTGCCTCAAAGTACCAATAGACTCCGGTACCTCACTTATTTTAAAGCCGCTCAAACTTAGAACCCTTAGTAATGGTAACTCAGGAAGCAAGTCCGCGAGAATCTTGTTGGATAAGTAGAAATGTCGCCAACTTTCTACCTCCCCAACATACGTTGCCAAGAATGTCCTCAAGCATTTGGCTCTTTCAAATGCCTCGAACTTCTTGTAAGCTACATATTTCTCCTGAACAAATGACATGTGTCGGCGCTTTTCCAACATTCCCTTCCTAATATTTTTCTCGTTCTCATTGTCTAACCTTAAAAAAACCTCGGTGGAAACAGACGTTGCCAAGTCATTCATCAGGTCATGCATCACAAACAACGAGTCACTATTAGGTGCATGTTGAAAAAACGACCTTGACAACAACTCGTCAAAGAATTCATGACCCAAGTATTCTTCTGTTGAGTCACTTGGAGTTGGATGGTGCAAGAAACCTTCAGCCATCCATAATAAAACGAGTTCCTTCTTGTCAAACAGGAAATCCTTGGGAAACAAGGAGCAGTATGCAAACAACTGCTTCAAAGGTCCCGAAAGATCATGGTAGCTTAGTCTTAGGGCGGGGATGATTTCATCTTCAACTGGTAATTTCCATATCTCACTTTCTAACACTTCCTTCCATGaatcttcatcttcttttgtcCTCAGTGATGTCCCAAGTGCGATCAATGCCAAAGGCAACCCATTACATTTTTTCACAATGCCTTCACCATGTGGTTTAAGTGACAAATGTGAATCAAAATTTCTTACGCCTAAAGCATGAACAGCAAACAAGGACAAAGCATCATCATATGACAGGCTCTCCAGCTGCTTGTTTAGAGGATTGTAACCCAGAATTTTGAGCAATTTATCCTTCCGTGTTGTTACAATGATTTTACTTCCTGGGGCACATGTGTAAAACGGCCTGACGAGGGTTTCCCAATCCTCACGTCTCTCACTCCACACATCGTCCAACACCAGTAAAAATCTTTTCCCGGTTAGGTGATCTCTGAGAGCTTCTTGAAGCTCATTAAAATCTGAAATTTCCTTTTTTGCCATAGATTGAAAGATCTCTTTGCTTATGCGAAAGCTATCAAACTCGTCTGAAACACAAACCCATGCCTTCACTTCGAAGTGATCCTTGACTTGCTCTTCGTTATATAAAAGCCTGGCTAGAGTAGTTTTCCCAACCCCACCCATACCAAGTATGGGAACAATGCTATAGTTTCGATCACATGGTTCTTCCGCTGGTAACAGTAACTGTTGGACCAGTGCCTCTTTCTCAGCTTGGCGTCCAACAATACTAGATGGATCAACAACAGAGGATTGGAATCTTCTGTTATTATTTTTTGGCTTAGTTTCCCCTCCCACAGTCAAACCAAAATCATCTCTCTGCTTAACGAGACGTTCTAACTTGGCGTTAATACGGTCTAACTTGTCATGCATCTTAATAGTTGGTGAGAAGTTTGTGCAACAACTTGGGGTCAGCTTTCTTACCTTGCTGGTCATGCCTTCTGAGTCGTGGGAGAACTCACGATGCATGGCTTCGGTTGCCCAACCATCGAGTACGTCATCGATGTCATAAGCCAAATGTTGTAGATCATTCAGCCATCCTTTCACAGCATCATCAGTTATCCCCTTCCGAGAAGCATCAGCAAGCACACGTTGGATTAGTTTCAACGAGTCGTGACATTTCTCAATCTCGGCATCAATCCCCTTGTAGCGAGCAATGCTATTCGAAGTTTCAGAGACCAACTTCTCAATGAGCAAAGGGAGGACGACAGAAAGCACGCTTTCAGCCATTGATTATGATGAGATTGTTGAAATTGGTGTGCGTGAAATTGTTGTTAATTGTTGCGTTGCTGATAGTGGTAGTGGTTTCATTCATTCAATTGTTATCTCAAGGTTTGTATTATTGGGCCGTACCATGGAAATCAGCATTGACCAATAAGGAAGAGGGAGTAGTGGATAAGCTTATCTCTTCCATGTGGATGtggatatttttattttattttcagttttaactagaattgcgacccgccgcaatgcggcggggattctttagttataactaagtcgatctaggacccgtacgttatgttaaacctgttaaacgggaaaaaagtagacgatgtaaaaacgttcacctaCACACGCACGCTGCATTgtattaactcgcaaaatttagaatgaaacgtaaaaacgttaaaccaaagatgcacgatgcgatgtgttaagtcacaaaatttagaaccaagcataaagagaaaaatttgcggaaaatgaaaactataaaggaccaagtTGAAAGTagaaaaagttgtgaggatagattgcaaaagataaaaagttttgggttaaaagtaaaaaacaaatagttttggattaaaagtaatttatgaaatacttttgggtgaaaagtgaaaaaaaaaacattttttttttggaaaacccccaaagccaaagTTACAACAACCATATACATAACCATTTcttctttgaaaaccccccaaagtacaccccgcgttgcgacggggcgtaaaacggtgtcaaatagtactaatgtcacacaatcgtcatcgaccaccaacactgactcgatcTAGGATCTGTGTGTTGTGACAAACCTgccaaacatgaaaaaatagaggtacAAACTTTGAACCGCCcatgcacgttgcgccgtgttaattTGCAAAATTTggaacaaaacataaaaaagttgaaccacactcgtACGTTGGTCgcattaactcgaaaaatttagaactatacgtaaaacgaaaatttgtgaagatgaaaagtataagtgacaaaagttgtgaagttaaattgcaaataatgaaaacttttgggttaaagttaaaaaacaaattatgttggGTTAAAATTACCAAAgataaaaacctttgggttaaaaataaaaaatcaagtttttttctTGGAAAAGTCCCAAAGCATAAGTTACAACCACTTATGCCTATTTTTTTTGCTTCTTTATAATGTAATAATTTAATGGAAAGATCCTATGAAATAATGGGTTTGCATATAAACCTATCAAACCAATCTTATCTAGATGGTTGGACCCCACCGGCTGCTAAGAGAATTCATTTGTCTCTTTAGGGTGAACGGGGCGTACTCGGGGAGTGCCCTCGGTGAGCGATTTCctcgatcgggaacaccgccgccatcaacgcggggtcccgaatcggggGTGATTTTGTTTGTGtgttctgtcacaccctggctttgcggaagcgtggttaatttggtgtgacttcttaataccatagcttaaccataacaagctatatgaatttaaaatcatgcaaagtcatccattgaaaataaaattgtcaaacattgtctaaacgGGTAAACACCcgacaaccattacttgtcttaacagtacaaccactaccataatgcaacataaataaacatggttcagaggctatggcttgtccaggaaagagccataaaccttgaacccggatgactctgaatctaaatgcagcgggaaatcctgctaaaccgtgccagatccttaattccctgaaatacatgtaagttgaaaaatcaacaataatgttgagcgagttcatgcgaaaaatgagtaaataaacctttatctttatcaaaaaccctggtatgtagcaaataaggaaataaaagagatcaccaatgggttgcaagtccactgatatgtgtgaagtgcaagtagggatgactcaaacctagcggatttatgcgtcgggcactaagtcaccccgaggtccgttcagctggacctggggctgggctcgctacacccagatagatctaccgctcctgtccctcggtcctcaacgaggattaatggcctcaagtttctgcctacccactcacatgatctaagtaataaccctccttatgctaaccataccatgtataacatatccataatcattgtaacatgtatttcacccccgcagtttataaaactgaaaacagttaagagaaaagggggacatgaactcacagtgaacgcgtcacaaaatcaagcaatccaatatccaagtgctgtgcaacgacctacatgtgctaattctattagtcggatggccgtgctttagcttcatagattatatttttgggaaacagttagtcaaccgtttcgtatatatatttgatacgcattctccttcccaaggatgggggaattaattatatgtatacttatattattttattaagtcccacttaatatattttatttcttattccaaaatatatttatttttctcaaaaataatatatttcctttttctcataatattttcccaaaataatatattgacaataTACGTGCTTATGAATacttccgaataaagcgtaagttacgttttggtgattaggtggtaatagaaattaccgttgtaacttatatgtttgccgtgaaggcgtttgtattattttgggcttgacaaggttagtaaatattatttttactctaaaaataatatttatacattttcacaaaataatcataaacagtgaggtgacaaaatatatttaccgaataaatatttatcacttttagttttgtgaaaatcccacctccgattatttataaataaagttgtggcgaaaatatatttttgaaaacatgtcaaagtagtctaacacttgttaaataattctaagtgttagatttttagaaaatttcgccagagtttcccctgtaactggaggtggccacgctttcaagcgtatcattttcttttacaaatcatctcaacaatttatcaaatcaaccgaatcaattttcaacacttcaaatagaagactagtatgtaaaaccgcgtcatttcatgaacttgtagtttttacaaaaactacggtgtagatctcgttatttttagtggatctatatatagcataacttagtcttgcaaaaacctcgtttttagaacaacttacttcttacaacttcccgacaatttttgtaaacattgttattttgtcggatcttttattctacaagtgtttctacacttgtagtttatagaaatcgtatttgttaacactttatccatttttataaaaacatgattttctcgacacccggtcctacgaatataccacttgtacatacgtagatcggcttgttttaaatactatttttcacattaaaacatttttacacaagttcatgtttcccgtgtggtggagtttcaccttttaacccttgtaccaaagaaaccagtgtatgtcaagatacgtgatcctaacaaagtcgggttaaacgatgatgagagccaccacatcatagatcgggccataaaaaccaacatattcaaatactacgacatttacacgcgttttgagcttttaaccaacgatatacacgtttttagtagactttaaagtttcattaagcgggttaccgacattcaaccgacaaatatccttttaaccactttagacatgaccaaaaatgagttttaaacgttatacctctagctcggggctagggaagaaactagtcgaaaactgcgtggataatagcaaacggtagaggtcctccgcgctccgtttgttccgagctccgttgtacgtaaccaccgacacttgaatatgcttggaatgtcaagacttgaaccgaaaaacggatgtgggggtggtggtgatctcggccgagaggagggagagggagagggagtggtggtgaggtgaagtgtgtgttcaagtgtgtgagagatagtgaggtatttatagagaaagtcgtctcgatcctcgtgcaatccaatataaaataataaagctCGTACTCTTGTCCCTCCTTGGTTGGCCGAATTCTTTAGGATGTAATGGTACtcggttcgttttcaatcgttcagttacggtttagtttggttaagtgcgttactttaaggtactaacctcgttagttgttttagcgcattaaaagcgggtgttagggtaatcagggaccctaactggctcagaaaagtaccaatattaattttggcaatatttttatgttccgcgtattgtccggttgttcggtcggatagtaatccgttaaagtgcttaagatatccgttaagcgtcataaataatatttttttttttttagcgacacaatttattctgcaaagtgtcgggaataattcctcatattttggcactttattaattagctagaagctagtgtgttgataaaagtgctgtgtttcgtgctaaaagtatgttttaggcacatccaaatctctgtatcttatccctagagacgtaatcatacaacccttgtattcctacacacactctgggtgtagtaaaaatattttggctcattcaggcctttagaggcagtgtttgcctgatgctggctataccagcatgttcactgtgtttccgtttagtgctactgtgcttttgtgcatcatgtttgtcactaaggttcagtaattaagtaatgtagtgacaggaaaaatcatagtatgatgcagacatgtataagtatcaacaatcaagtagcagaaatctcagtcaagcacagtaattaggcaacaattaataattaattaagtcgtacggatacctggttttgtgagggttgtcacattctccccccgttaaataaatttcgtcccgaaatttaggttctgcttgaagaagcagggttcttaggaaacaggtgggggtatttctctttcattcggtcttcacgctcccaggtgaattcaggaccatgtttagcattccagcgaactttgacgagcttgacactgctccggcgggtcttgttaactttccaatccgtgacctcaacaggttcttcaacgaagtggagcgtgtcatcaatgtgaatctcgtcggtaggaatggcaacgttaacttgagttggactcctctttagattggatacatgaaacgtatcgtgaacgttattcagctcggcaggtagatccaacttgtatgctactgttccaattttcttcaaaaccttaaatggaccaatgtagcgtggattcagcttcccacgcttcccaaagcgtgctacacccttccagggtgatactttcaacaaaaccatatccccaacctcaaactcttgaggtttccttttcagattagcgtaggtcttctggcgatcgcgagccgcgctaatgcgatctcggatttgcgcgatcttatccgtagtttcctgaactacatcgggacctaccaattgtctatcacctgcgtcagaccaacagagcggcgacctgcacttgcgcccatataaagcttcgaatggcgcggcaccaatactggtgtggtagctgttgttgtatgaaaactcaaccaggggtaaatgcttatcccagctaccgcctaaatccattacacatgctctcagcatgtcttccaatgtctgaatcgtccgctcactttggccgtcggtctgtgggtgaaacgcggtgctcatattcagcttcgagccaaaagcttcctggaaggattgccatatcctcgatacgaaccttccatctctatcagaaataattgagagaggtactccatggcgagtgacaatctctctcatgtaaatttcagccaatttgcttgtatgatccttctcgcgaataggcaagaaatgtgctgatttcgtcaagcgatccactatcacccagatagtgtcatggcccttaggcgttctcggcagctttgtaacaaaatccatggatatttcttcccacttccattggggaatttttggttgttgcagaagtcccgaaggcttctggtattctgccttaactttagcgcaagtcaaacattggctcacgtagatagcaacatcgcctttcatcctaggccaccaataataatccttaagatcttggtacatcttgtccgctcccgggtggatagagtaccgtgacttgtgagcttcatcaaaaataacctctcttaaatcaccaaacaaaggaacccaaatccttttctcaaaacataacgttccttccttgtttggaaccaatatcttctccatcccacggagatattctttctcaaggtttccctccttgagagcttctttttgcgctgctcgaatgcgtgaggaaagatcggtttggataatcatttccatagccctaacccttatgggcttgattctctccttgcgacttagggcatcggcgaccacattcgccttccccggatgatacttgatctcgcagtcgtaatcgttcaacaactcaacccatcgcctttgcctcatattcaactccttctggttgaatatatgctggaggcttttgtgatctgtaaagatcgtacacttcgtaccgtaaaggtagtgtctccaaatcttcaaagcaaaaaccactgcgcctagctccaaatcatgcgtggtatagttcttttcgtgcactttcagttggcgtgatgcgtaggcgataaccttttgacgttgcatcaacacacaacccaatccttgacgcgaagcgtcgcagtacaccacaaaatcgtcggtaccttccggtagagctaagattggcgcgttacaaagcttatccttcaacaactgaaatgcttcatcctgtttgattccccaatcaaactttttatccttttgcgtgaggagcgtcaatggctgagcgatctttgaaaaatcctcaataaatcttcgataatagccagccaaacccaagaattgccggatctcggttggcgtctttggcgcttcccaattcttgatcgcctcgatcttggttggatccacatgaattccactttcatttaccacgtgcccaaggaattgcacgtctctcagccaaaactcacacttagaaaatttggcatacaactgctccttcttcagtagctctaagatagctctgaggtgttgctcgtgctctgccTTCGACcttgagtagatcaagatgtcgtcgatgaacacaatcacgaacttatccaggtacggcttacaaactcggttcatcaaatccatgaacactgcaggtgcgtttgttaaaccaaacggcatgacaaggaactcgtagtgcccatatcgagttctgaaggctgtcttcggaatactttcttcctgtatccggagctgatgatatccagaacgaagatcgattttggagtagaaacttgaatcttgaagttggtcaaacagatcatcaatccttggcaaaggatacctattcttgatcgtcagcttgttcaattctctgtagtcaatgcacatacggaaactaccatccttcttcttgacaaacacaactggagctccccaaggcgagaagcttggtcggataaaacccttatctaacaactcttgaagttgc
This genomic interval carries:
- the LOC110902132 gene encoding putative disease resistance RPP13-like protein 1 — encoded protein: MAESVLSVVLPLLIEKLVSETSNSIARYKGIDAEIEKCHDSLKLIQRVLADASRKGITDDAVKGWLNDLQHLAYDIDDVLDGWATEAMHREFSHDSEGMTSKVRKLTPSCCTNFSPTIKMHDKLDRINAKLERLVKQRDDFGLTVGGETKPKNNNRRFQSSVVDPSSIVGRQAEKEALVQQLLLPAEEPCDRNYSIVPILGMGGVGKTTLARLLYNEEQVKDHFEVKAWVCVSDEFDSFRISKEIFQSMAKKEISDFNELQEALRDHLTGKRFLLVLDDVWSERREDWETLVRPFYTCAPGSKIIVTTRKDKLLKILGYNPLNKQLESLSYDDALSLFAVHALGVRNFDSHLSLKPHGEGIVKKCNGLPLALIALGTSLRTKEDEDSWKEVLESEIWKLPVEDEIIPALRLSYHDLSGPLKQLFAYCSLFPKDFLFDKKELVLLWMAEGFLHHPTPSDSTEEYLGHEFFDELLSRSFFQHAPNSDSLFVMHDLMNDLATSVSTEVFLRLDNENEKNIRKGMLEKRRHMSFVQEKYVAYKKFEAFERAKCLRTFLATYVGEVESWRHFYLSNKILADLLPELPLLRVLSLSGFKISEVPESIGTLRHLRYLNLSRTCINHLPETVGNLYNLQTLILFGCNNLTKLPNSFRKLTNLRHLDVKDTPLLFQMLLEIGKMKSLNITLSEINIESESGSEIAKLKDFKNLYEKFSVVGLEKVQNATYAHEANFSQKKLSELELVWSDELHDSRNEMLEKAVLNELKPCDDKLIQLEIKSYGGKEFPNWVGDPSFLHLKHVSIRGCKRCTSLPQLGQLPSLKKLVIEGLYGVEAVGSELFGTGQAFPSLEILSFDDMRGWEKWSGAVFPRLQKLEIKNCPNLVEATLEALPSLNVLDIYGCPNLVEVTFGALPSMNDLRINKCDSVVLRSLVEVASAVTKLDITEISGLNDEVWGGVIEYLGAVEKLSIRVCNEIRYLVKSDAAASNILVTLRKLEVWHCANLVSIGEKQEEEDNCRSNILTSLKTLEVSFCKNMNCCSCPDGIEELTVEYCSSMTVVSFPKGGQEKLRSLRIGNCRKLLEKEWEWGGQKMNNNRSSSSMPMLEHVTIYNWPNLKSIIELNCWVHLTNLFIANCESLESFPNNLTSLEKLEIRNCPKLDVCENLTSLEESWVWPSNLHSLTIGKLKKPFSEWGPQTFPTSLVELKLYVDDDDGARSSSEFSHLLPSSLTSLQIIGFEKLKSVIMGLQHLTSLQRLSFSKCRNLKKVSSQPQHLPSLHHLSFSNCPKMKDLPEMLLPSLLSLNIWLGDYPEGLKERCSKKGSYWPLISHIPCLDI